Within the Deltaproteobacteria bacterium genome, the region CACAACAGACAGGGAGGCTTCTTTTCTGATTGGCAATGTTCCGTTATTTCACTATAGTTCTTCCGTTGTTCATCGACGACACTAAGGAACGCGCAATGCTAAACACCACAACTGACGTTCTCCAACGTCATCGCTTTACGGTGGCCGAGTACCATCGCATGGCCGAGACTGGCATGTTCGCGCCGGAGGCCCGCGTGGAGTTAATCGAGGGGGAGATTATCGATATGCCACCAATTGGCAGTCCGCATGCAGGAACGGTCGATTACATCGCTGACGCGGCTAGCGTAGCTTGTCGCGGGCAGGCCATGGTGAGGGTACAAAACCCAGTGTTCCTTGACCAGCATTCCCAACCCCAGCCTGACATCGCGTTGCTACGCCCCCGCTCGGATCACTATCGCAGTTCCCATCCTACTCCTGCGGACGTATTTTTGATCGTCGAGGTATCTGATTCCTCGCTTGCCTACGACACACAAATCAAGCTGCCGCTCTACGCTCGTCACGGTATCCCGGAAGTATGGCTGGCGGATTTATCTAACCAGCGATTCCTGGTGCACCGCACGCCGACAGCGACAGGGTATCAGGATGTGCAAACACTGACAGATCTTTCTGCCGTGTCGCCACTGCTGTTGCCAGGAGTCACCATTGATCTGTCTGATTTGTTTTGAAACCGAGATCAACCACAATGGCCACGGCACGTGTACGAAACGACAACGAGCAACGCCGTAAGCGCGTCACCCAGCACAATGGCGTGGACCTCCTCTGACTGGTTTGCTACACGACGGGCGGGTACAGAGTCGCATGTGGCGTACGCTATCGTCTCGTACTTCAATAGCCGCGATTTTGGCACTGTTGTTTCTTGCTCCGCCGTCACCGGCGCGCGTTGTCCACTACCAAAGAAGGCGTGTCTACTATCGCGCTGTGTGGTGAATACGAAGACCGCGTGGTGAAGATCAACGGACAATGGTCATTCCTTGAACGTATCGTGCGGCCAGATGGGGTATAGCTTCGGTACGCTTTCCTGTCGCCTGACAGCGGTTTTAGAATCCCCTCTCCCTGCTAAGGAGAGGGCTATAGGTCTCCTAAATGAAATCTGCCGTGTGACTACTCTCCATGCTTGGACAGGCTCAGCATGAACGGACAAACCTCAACGCGTGCAAGCTCGCACCCGTACACCCTGAGCTTGTCGAAGGGTGGTGTAGATCTCTCGTGTCTCCATTTCAACTAGGATGCCTATAGGGCGCTCCTCCTTTTCTGGTCTGCAGTGATGACATCAAGTATGGCGTTTTTCTGTTTTCAGTTCCTCTGCGAGCGTGGGAATCTCGCTGGCAGGTACGACAGTAATGTTGTCATCAAGCGTATAGCGTTCACTACCGGGATAGAGGACCCATAGGTGTGTGAGGCGTAAGTCTTCCAGAGCCACGTGCATTGAGCGGGTCGAGCTGGGGGCATCAGCGTACTTGCACTCGAATCCGTGTCGTTTTCCACGCACGGTAACCAGCAGGTCTAACTCCGCTCCAGCGTGTGTGCCCCAGAAATAGGTACCTCGGGTGTCTAGACATGCGAGCAATTGCTCGATTACGAACCCTTCCCACGAGGCTCCACGCTTGGGGTGACCGGCAAGATCATCTGCCGAACGGATCGTCTGTAACGTGTGCATCAGCCCTGAATCGCGGACATAAATTTTCGGTGCTTTAACCTGTCGCTTTTTCACGTTCTCGAACCAAGGCGGCAAAATGCGCACCAT harbors:
- a CDS encoding Uma2 family endonuclease; its protein translation is MLNTTTDVLQRHRFTVAEYHRMAETGMFAPEARVELIEGEIIDMPPIGSPHAGTVDYIADAASVACRGQAMVRVQNPVFLDQHSQPQPDIALLRPRSDHYRSSHPTPADVFLIVEVSDSSLAYDTQIKLPLYARHGIPEVWLADLSNQRFLVHRTPTATGYQDVQTLTDLSAVSPLLLPGVTIDLSDLF